The following are from one region of the Erwinia billingiae Eb661 genome:
- the mlaE gene encoding lipid asymmetry maintenance ABC transporter permease subunit MlaE, whose translation MFLRALGRQGINTCASFGRAGLMLFHALVGIPRFRKHAPLLIKQLYSIGVLSLLIVVVSGLFIGMVLGLQGYLVLNTYGADSSLGMLVALSLLRELGPVVTALLFAGRAGSALTAEIGLMKATEQLSSMEMMAVDPLRRIISPRFWAGFISMPLLTLIFVAVGIMGGAIVGVSWKGIDSGFFWSAMQNAVDVRTDILNCVIKSAVFAFTVTWIALFNGYDAIPTSEGISRATTRTVVHASLAVLGLDFVLTALMFGN comes from the coding sequence ATGTTTTTACGTGCGCTTGGACGACAGGGGATCAATACCTGTGCTTCCTTTGGTCGTGCCGGATTAATGCTCTTTCACGCGCTGGTGGGTATTCCACGCTTTCGCAAGCACGCGCCACTGCTGATAAAACAGCTTTACAGTATTGGTGTACTGTCACTGCTGATCGTTGTGGTATCGGGCTTATTTATTGGCATGGTACTGGGATTGCAGGGCTATCTGGTATTAAACACCTACGGTGCCGACAGCAGTCTTGGCATGTTAGTGGCGCTTTCGCTATTGCGCGAGCTGGGGCCGGTTGTGACCGCGCTGCTGTTTGCGGGCCGGGCTGGCTCTGCCTTAACGGCGGAAATTGGCCTGATGAAAGCCACTGAACAGCTCTCCAGTATGGAGATGATGGCGGTCGATCCGCTACGCCGGATTATTTCACCCCGGTTTTGGGCGGGCTTTATCAGCATGCCATTGCTGACGCTGATTTTTGTGGCGGTTGGTATCATGGGCGGCGCGATTGTTGGCGTCAGCTGGAAAGGCATCGACAGCGGGTTCTTCTGGTCGGCGATGCAAAATGCTGTTGATGTGCGCACGGACATTCTTAACTGCGTAATCAAAAGTGCGGTCTTCGCCTTCACGGTGACCTGGATTGCTCTGTTCAATGGCTATGATGCTATCCCAACTTCGGAAGGGATTAGCCGGGCAACCACTCGCACTGTGGTACATGCTTCTCTGGCGGTACTCGGTTTAGATTTTGTGCTGACTGCACTGATGTTTGGGAACTGA
- the mlaF gene encoding phospholipid ABC transporter ATP-binding protein MlaF produces the protein MSQTETNLVDVRGVSFARGDRPVFDNISLTVPKGKVTAIMGPSGIGKTTLLRLIGGQLRPDSGEIWFNGENIPSLTRSRLYEARKKMSMLFQSGALFTDLTVFDNVAWPLREHTQLPPQLLHSTVMMKLEAVGLRGAAQLKPSELSGGMARRAALARAIALEPDLIMFDEPFVGQDPITMGVLVKLIDELNHSLGMTCIVVSHDVPEVLSIADYAYIIAGQKVIAQGTAKSLHENEDARVRQFIDGIADGPVPFRFPAGDYLQDLTGSGS, from the coding sequence ATGAGCCAGACGGAGACGAATTTGGTGGATGTCCGGGGCGTGAGCTTTGCCCGTGGAGATCGCCCAGTATTCGATAACATCTCGCTGACTGTGCCAAAAGGGAAAGTGACCGCTATTATGGGGCCATCAGGCATTGGTAAAACCACCTTATTACGTCTGATTGGTGGCCAGTTACGCCCTGACAGCGGAGAAATCTGGTTTAACGGCGAAAATATTCCCAGCCTGACTCGCTCTCGCTTATATGAAGCCAGAAAAAAAATGAGCATGCTGTTCCAGTCCGGTGCACTGTTCACTGATCTTACCGTCTTTGATAATGTTGCCTGGCCGCTGCGTGAACACACTCAGCTTCCCCCGCAGTTGCTGCACAGCACGGTGATGATGAAACTGGAAGCGGTAGGATTACGCGGAGCGGCACAGCTGAAACCTTCCGAACTTTCAGGCGGCATGGCACGCCGTGCGGCGCTGGCCCGTGCGATTGCCTTAGAGCCTGACCTGATCATGTTCGATGAGCCTTTCGTCGGCCAGGATCCCATTACCATGGGCGTGCTGGTTAAACTGATTGATGAACTCAACCATTCGCTGGGGATGACCTGCATTGTGGTTTCTCACGATGTTCCGGAAGTGCTCAGTATCGCTGACTACGCTTATATTATTGCCGGGCAGAAGGTGATTGCTCAGGGAACGGCTAAATCCCTGCATGAAAATGAAGATGCGCGTGTCCGCCAGTTTATTGATGGTATCGCCGATGGTCCGGTACCGTTTCGTTTTCCTGCAGGCGATTATCTGCAAGACTTAACCGGTTCAGGGAGTTAA